The DNA sequence CATCTTATCGTTATAAGCAGATTGAAAAAGTGCAGTCCAAAAACCAAATGAAAGTTCAGATATTAATTTATCCTGAGTAATTTCTTCACGATTCTTTCTTATTTTATCTTTTGCAGATTCTATTTTTTCTATCTCTTTGTGTTTTAAGAATTGTGCTTCATTTACAATCCATCCAGCACCATAAAACCTTTCAAATAAGCTATTTATGCTATTTCGTAAACTAACCTCTAAAACAGAAAGGGGAATATATGATTGTTTTGCCTTTTTTAGATTACTATCATAAAGTTCTAAAGTATCATAAATGGCAAATCGTTTTGATGTAATATATTTATTTATTAGAATATCATTCATTTGACTTTAGACTCCATTTTTTGTATAATACAAACGAAATTCCCTCGTAAGCCTATATACTTAGAGATATAGCCGAGGGTTCTGAACTTATTCAATATCTTTTCCCATTAAAATCGTTTCTATTGTCTTCATTAAAGTGTTTATCTCTTCATTATTGCTTTTTATATTTTCAACTAACTCTATCGGTGATTTATGCTCGATAACTTCAATGTTGTTAGGATTTTTAGCACTGATGTCAAACTCTTTAATGTCATTTATATTAACTATCCAAGAGTTATCTGTAAGAGTTCTGTCTTCCCACACCTCTAAAAATTCTTTGAAGTGTTCATACTGAATAGGTTTGTTTTTTGTAAGTTTATACGGCGGGTTAACTTCGTAGTAAAATATATCTGAGGTACTTCCGTTTCTGTCAAAGAAGAGTACATTTGTTTTCACACCACTGTAAGGCAAAAATATTCCTGCTGGAAGACTAAGGATAGTATGCACATTAAATCGTTCTAAAAGTTCTTTTTTGACTGCACCAAATGCCTTGTTTGTTTGAAACAGCACACCTTCAGGAA is a window from the Sulfurimonas hydrogeniphila genome containing:
- a CDS encoding Abi family protein, with amino-acid sequence MNDILINKYITSKRFAIYDTLELYDSNLKKAKQSYIPLSVLEVSLRNSINSLFERFYGAGWIVNEAQFLKHKEIEKIESAKDKIRKNREEITQDKLISELSFGFWTALFQSAYNDKMRTAYLKQIFPNLPPKNRELIDRKKISAKLNNIRKFRNRVFHHENIIKDEFVNIESEIYEILSYFDDEVCAFAKRVNNE